CTTGCAAAATCGCAGGCAGAATGCACCGTAAGTCTTACATCCAAGGCCAAAGATTAACCTTATTAGTTGTATAGTATGCTTGTTACAGTATGCTAGCAGTAAGACAAACCAAGTATTTTTACCCCCTTTGGTGGCCAAGTGATTAAGCAATGTCAaaggttttaacttttaaggatGGGAATTAACAAAAGAAAGGATTTTGCTTTCGTGTTGTGTTGGGAGTTTTTTTAACGGTCTATATtcaatttttctctctctttctcattaaaataaacaaatttgaaattaaatctgaaaAAAGATTCACCATCTAAGCCAaatcccaaaagaaaaacatgtaCTCTTTCATCTTGAGAACATTTAAACATAAGGTGAGCAACTCGATTTCCCAATTCTCACAACTTGCTTCTGCTAAGGGACTAGCCAAAAAGAAGGTAGCAAGCAAAATCAAGGCAAAGAAACCTCTTCATAAATTAAGTAAACTTACAATCTAATATGCATACTCATAAGCGAAATCAGTGACACCAACCATAGCAGAAACAACTTGAGAGATAATGAAAATTCCTCCCCCCAAGATGATTAGAACTAGAACTGCAGAGATGGGGTTCTTGAGCAACTCGAATATAGGTTGGAAAATTGTGTAAAGAGCACCTGTACTTACTGTGAGAGCATAAAGACCATATCTCCTTACATTTTCCCAAAACTCCTCCATCAGAGGCCCCTCTGGACCCAGAGCCAACGCCTTCTGGCCATCCATCCCCATAAGAAACAGCACCAATCCTAAAGAAACAGCTCCTATTATCACAACCCTTGAATTCCCATGTGGGGAAACTTGAAGAGGATCCTCCTTCAagattttttggcatttgggTACGATTTCTAAGCTTAGAGGCTCGTTTATATGATTGGATTTTCCAGAGATTTTTGGATATGATGGGGTTTTGATGGGAATGAGAAGTGGAGGACGTGAAGCTGAATTGATGAAACTACTGTTGCAGCGAAGTAGGTAGAATTGGGATCTCAGGAATAAGGTCTTCATTTCCTTGAATGCTATCTATATTGTGCTGAGACTATC
This DNA window, taken from Alnus glutinosa chromosome 5, dhAlnGlut1.1, whole genome shotgun sequence, encodes the following:
- the LOC133867721 gene encoding uncharacterized protein LOC133867721; translated protein: MKTLFLRSQFYLLRCNSSFINSASRPPLLIPIKTPSYPKISGKSNHINEPLSLEIVPKCQKILKEDPLQVSPHGNSRVVIIGAVSLGLVLFLMGMDGQKALALGPEGPLMEEFWENVRRYGLYALTVSTGALYTIFQPIFELLKNPISAVLVLIILGGGIFIISQVVSAMVGVTDFAYEYAY